DNA sequence from the Methanobacterium petrolearium genome:
TTTCATGATCGTAAAGCTGAGGGAAGCACAAGTGCTGTCCAAATGCATCATTGGGGAATAATATGCCTTTTTCCACCAGTAAAGTGAACATGCTGTCGGGCCAGTGCAGGAGGAATGCTTCTAAGAATGCCAGAGTTTTTCCACCCAGATCAAGGGTGTCACCGGTGCCTACTGTGATAAATTCTGTGCCTTTGAGTGAGGGGAAGTGTTTCAGGAGGCCATCAACAGCTATTTCTGTGCAGTATACTGGTGCTTCAGGGAATTTTCTGTGCAATTCGGGTAATATTCCACTGTGGTCTTTTTCCACGTGGTTTTGGATGATAACATCAATGTTCACTGCTTTCCCTTCTTCGCAGAAAGCATCCTCAATTCTTGCCATTAATTCCGAGAAGGTTCCAGGATAAGAGTTGTCTATTAAAGCTACTTTTTCTTCTCCAAAAACCAAGTATGCATTGTAACTGGTTCCTTTTAATGTGTAACCATGGTATTTTCTGATATCCCAGTCAAGTACTCCTACCCAGTATACTCCTTCTTTAATCTTTTTCGACGCTGCTTTCATGTTTTCACCACTTAATTTCTCTAATTTTCATTGTGATGTGCTAATGCCACACCACTGGTTCGTGCATTTCCGAACGTATAGTAATATACGAACCACCATATATAATTTTTACTGTTCGCATCTAAACGAACGTACTTATATATGCGAACATTTTATATAGTAAATGTATAAATCATATATAAATAAAAATAGACCAAAGCCCTAAACTTGGCCGGTTGTATAAAAGGGATTATTATGACCCCAATAAAAGCAAAAAATCGTGTAAAAATATTTTCCACTAAATCAGGCGTGAATATAATTCAAAGCCCTATAAAAGCCCAGATTCTATCCCTACTTAAAGAGGGAGGGATGAGTGGATCCCAAGTAGTGGCATCCACCAAAAGATCCAAATCAACTATCTCAGCACACTTGCAGGATCTGGAGGATGTCGGAATAATAGATTGGGTAATAGATCCTGAAGATCGACGAAAAAAAATTTATTACATCAACTCCCGTTTTTTAGGCGATGTTTCTCCAGAAAACGAAGTTGAAGATGATGTTGACCTGGCCCTTCAAAAACAGATTTTAGAATCAGATGACCCACTTAAATTCTTCAGGTTTATGTTCAGAGCAATAAGAGTATCCCTTATGGATGAAGGAATAAATATCGACCCCATACTGCGTAATGCAGGTTATAAAGTAGGGGAGACTTTTTACGAAAAATTGCAGACTCCTGATATTAATAAATTTATTAGAAATGTTGCAAAATTTTGGGAAGATAATCAGTTAGGCCGGATTGAAGTTAAAAGCACCGATCCCATTATTATTCAGGCTTATGACTGTTTTGAATGTGAAGATCTGCCTCAAATCGGGAAACCTGCCTGTGCATTTGATTCAGGAATATTGGAAGCATTTTTCTCACTATGCTTCCAGGAACAGGTGGAAGTGGAAGAAGTTAAATGTTACGCCCAGGGTGATGATTACTGTCAGTTCATGGTTAAAACAAAAAATTAGATTATATTTCAGTTGAAAAATTATTTATCAGTTAAAAATTTCTCAATAGCCCCTGAAGACTTTGAAACATCCCTAATGCAACCATAATGTCCCCAGATAGAATCATATAAGAATAGTTCCGCGTTGGGGAGACCTTCATATAATGGCATTAAACTGTATTTTTCATCAACAATCTGATCCTGATGAATGCCTATC
Encoded proteins:
- a CDS encoding V4R domain-containing protein; amino-acid sequence: MTPIKAKNRVKIFSTKSGVNIIQSPIKAQILSLLKEGGMSGSQVVASTKRSKSTISAHLQDLEDVGIIDWVIDPEDRRKKIYYINSRFLGDVSPENEVEDDVDLALQKQILESDDPLKFFRFMFRAIRVSLMDEGINIDPILRNAGYKVGETFYEKLQTPDINKFIRNVAKFWEDNQLGRIEVKSTDPIIIQAYDCFECEDLPQIGKPACAFDSGILEAFFSLCFQEQVEVEEVKCYAQGDDYCQFMVKTKN